From the genome of Triticum aestivum cultivar Chinese Spring chromosome 1A, IWGSC CS RefSeq v2.1, whole genome shotgun sequence:
cccttTGTGTTGTTTCCATCCAGTCAAGGCTGTTTGACCGCTAACTTCCCGTTAGTTTGACATATTTGCCCCTCCGTCCTTACATGTGGGCCCAAACTTACTTCTTCGATGCACTCTGTCTCTCATTCTATTTCTTCAACCTCCCGGCGATGCCAGGGGCGATTTGGACAGCGGCTGGAGGCGGCGGGAGGTCGTGGATCTGGAGGGCGCCGGCACTAGGATGTTGATGTGCACGTCGGGCATGTCTTCGTCGAACTCCTCGGTGGCCGGCGAGGTAACTATTCCGACTCGATTTACTGAAATTTTTATTATTGATAATTAATATTCCAGTAACTCTGAAACTAAGAAACACTAATGGGAAATTCGAAAAATAGGAAGGACTCTAGGAATAATAACGTCCAGGGCTGGACGCCAATACCAACAACGTCCAAAGCTGGACGCTCTTATAAACAGCGTCCACTGTGTTTGGTTCGACCAGACCCTGTCCGGCTATCTTCGGCCTTCGACTTGTACCCTCAGCAACTTCCGCAGGACCAAAGCTAGACTCCGCCACCTCTAGCCCGCCGAAAATGGCACTCTAGCAACGCACCACCCTCATTTCGCTCCTTGTTATCCCTCTTTGCCAATTCCCATCGTCGTGCCTCGCTCGCAATGGTGATCCGCTAAACCCCCGTTGCTGCCGGGGCCATGGTTGTCCATCTCCGACAGCCATATCCTCCTCAGCAAGGACCGCCTCGACCTCTTCCCTGTTACGCTCGGAGCCATCTCTAGCAACACCAACTACTAACATGTCAGCATGAGCCCTCTCTCCACCCTTTTCGCTCTCCTACACTAGGCATGCGTAACCGTGTGAGTGGATGCGTTGTGAATTTGTGCGTGAATATTTGTGCATGTTGGCATGAACTCGAGTTGTTTTCTACCGAAAAAGGCTCacaccccgctttatagataacGCAACGATCATACAACTCGACACCACACCATATACACCCGAGACAGGATATAACAATGCAAAATAACAGCGACACCACCACAACCCACTCCAAGATCATAACAAGAATACAAAGAGTGTCCTGCAAGAAGTGGTCGGAGTACTCCACCATGACAGAGGTATCACAAAGAGACGACGTTGCACCCGATGAATCATGGACTCCAAGACGGTGCCTTCAGGAAGGGCACGACACCGGAGCACCGCCACCgccaattcaaaaaaaatcatgggtTTCACGAGCAAACCGAAGGAGGAGAGTAGCCGCAACGCCGCCTTCATGAAGGTAACCACGTCTACAGTTTCCGCTGCCATTGGCCTGGTGCAAGCCAAACAAGGATTACCCTATCGCACGCACTCTCCATCTTCGAGACCACTATTGGTCGCTGAACACCGGACACCATGCCGCCCGGACGCCCATGGCAGGGGTAGCCGCCCGCAGCCAGCTCCACCCATGACCCATGCCGCCGCACCTAGCAACATGTGCCGGTCGCAGCCTGCGCTGCCCGTGCCACCATGCCGCCCATCACACCGCCGCCACAACACCATCTGTAACCGCTTCGGCGCACCAGCACGCCCGTTTTCCAATGCGGTGTCCATGCCTGCTCGATCTGGCTCAGGACTGACCTCCTGTGCATGGAAGAAAAAACTTCCCCGTCGCCGCGTACGCCGACCGGGCTTCGCCCGACCACGCCCTTTGTCAACGATTAGGGaggagggagagtgggagggggaaccCCGATGACGGTGGCTAGGGTTACCCTCGATAGCTCACGGGAGCGATGCAaaagggagaggggaaagaggggaggcCTCCTGACTAGCTCACCACTCGAGTTGTTTTCTTAGTAGCAACGAGTGTACCGGAGCACACTGTCCATGGTTGAATTGCTGAAAGCTTTCGCCCTCAAGGCAGCCCAGAAAGCAATCACGGCTTAGGTGTAGAATGCACAATTAGGTTTTCTTGCGACAGTTTTAGTAGCTAATGAATTAGAAATACATACATTCATGTGTGTTAAGACTATTTCTCCTCTAATTTGGCAAAAGCAAACTAGTCTAGAATGGAACAAATGGGCATTTCAGTGATTTGTTATCGATGCCTGACAACCATCACAAAAAAACCAAAGCTCACATATTAAATCTATTAGAGGAAATACTCTCAATATAGTTAAAACAAGAGCACCTGACCGAACCACATAACTGGACGCTGTTTATAACAGCGTCCAGCCGTGGACATCATTCGCAATAGCGTCCAGCCTGGACACCGTTGTCAATAGCGTCCTTCCTATTTTTAAATTTTGGCCCAACCATGATCAATTTTCTAATTGCTGCGGTACTAATTACTAGTAATAAAAAAATCGGCTCGATTTAGGTATTTTTTTGCCCTCTTGTAGAATTAGGGTTCATCAATTTGGGGTTTTTATGCATTTAGGTGGATGGTGTTGGGTTTGTTTAGTTTGAATTCGAGTTCTACATCCTTGATCTGACATTCGATGGGCTCGAGATGCGCATGATGCAGCAGTGCTCGGGGCACAGGCTTATTCCTGCCCGACGCGTCGCCTGGGGAGGATCAAGCATGGGAAGAAGGTTCCTGGGGTGCCCTCTTGATGTAATTTCTCTTTTGCGCGTCATTGGGATTTGATTAGTTGCAAATGATTCTTTTTTTGAATCCAAGTCATTATTTTGCATCTCCCTGATGAATGTAACTGGGTTGTTTGGATTGACCCACCTCTGACAGATCGTGTTGCTCATGCATTTGAGGAACTTCATGTAGGATTGGAGAAAAGCTGGCTAAAAGCTCATGATTTGGAGCACAGGGTGATGTATCTaacagagaagaacaagaaactgAAGTTGAAGATGAATAAGAGAAATGAGCTTATGCAAACATGGGGATTTCTCATAGTTCTTTGCATTAGCAttttggcaacattgttttccgAGTCGTCTAAGAATCCATACTAATTGGATGATTGTGTGTAATGTAAGGTAGTGTTGTGAGTTGTGAACTATCTTGAGTAGCTGTGAAGTGTTTGGACCAAAGTTGTATTGGTAATGTAATGTGACATATTTCATAGGGAAACAATTTGCACTTCATACATAGACGAGCGGACTGCATGTCTTTTCATGTGTTTTtcctgtttgtttttcttgtttttttgttgtttgcctataccTACAAATAACAACAGAGTGAGCTGCATAAAAAATCAACGTTTTCTATTTTAGTTTCATCCATTTTTTTGCACTTGGCAACATAGTGAACCGTTGGGAGAGAGAAGATCACTGCGACAATGAAAGAAGTGAGTTCCACTTaaaaaagttttttttcttcaatgCACGTTTTCGAGAGAGCTGCAATTTGTACATGTCTGGAACATGAGATGGGGCGAACGAACTGCAATGATCCTCTTTTTAATCCACAGTAGAAACACACACAAATCACAATGACGAGGGACTTAAAAAAATAAATGCGCATTTTTGTCCGTGATATGCAATCCAGCGCCGGCGCACTGCATGTCCAGCCCCCACAGCACTGTATCTGTGCGCCCATGGGTTCCAGCCAAAATCTGAAAAGCGGAAAAATGTCAACCGTGAGCAAAATACACACAAAACCACCGTCTTCCTGCACCCCATCttcaaaaaacaaacaaaaatggAACAAGTGGGCTGCATCACAAGACAACACTCTTTTGCGTTTTTCCTTGTGTGCATGCAGTGAACCACAAGACTCCTTCAAGTGGGCTGCATCAACCCATCTACCATGGCGAATTGCAAGCAGGAGCTACCACCTTTTCCTATCAAAAAACTGCAAGCAGGAGCTAGTGAACCTCATGCCCAGCGAACTACACAAAGAGTTTAGTGTACTGCATTAGTAAATGTACTTCACTATATCCCTGCAAAATCTGAAAAAATTTGCCGGTGCCTATGGAGGAACTGCATGATGGCGCGTGGTGCACTGCTCGAGGTATCCAGATGCACTGCAATGGCACGGTAAGGGACCTCGCAAACGACCGCACGCCTGAAGGGAGCCGTCCGTGCTGGGGATGGTGTGGTCGCGCCGGCGTGCACCAGCACCGAACCGCATCACGCATGACGCCGAACTACATGGCGATGGCCGTCGGACTGCAGAGGGGAGACGGTTTTGTTGAAACACATCAGTCCAAAATAGGAGATCGAGGGGTAGGAATCGGATCCGAGGCATAGATGCTCATCAGAGGCCTCACCGGAGAGGTGAGATGGAGGACGCCTGGTCTCCTCCTCGGCCCCTGGCGGCGGACAGGTGCGCGACGGGAACCGGTGGTTGGGCGGATCCGGGCGGTGATGGCCAGAGACAAGGATGACGAGATGTGGTCAGGCCGGGCTGAATCCTCGCGTGGCCTGGCAGAGTTGGCACCGCCGCTTGACGCACCGGTTGTGGGCGAGGGGCGCCGTCGTCAGGAGAGATGAGGGAGAGGGTGGAGCATGGCGCTGGTGGTGGCCGTTTGTGGAGAAGAAGGTCGCCGCCCCGTAGAGACCCACCTCCCAGCACCCCCgtgcggatctcgccggatccagcACCGGGCTGATGGAGTGGGGGGCTTCCACTCTGAGGCTTGGCGGCGGCCGGATCTGGTGGCTGAGGCCGCGCTGGCAGCCATGGGCGGCCGGATTCCTCCATGACCCGCTGGATGGCGCGGGAGAAACAGGAGGGCGGCGTAGAAGGTGGTGCTTGTGGGACGCCGCAGTTAGAGGTGCTGGTGGGCGTCGCCGCCGGAGAAGGTGGGGCAGTGCGGGAAGggaagtggggcgcggggaggtggCTGGCAGGGAGCTGATCGAGGTCGTGGGGAGAGTGAGCGCCGCGGGAAGTTTTTTATTGGCCCGTGCAGTTTGGTCTGTTTCTTTTGCGGGGTTAATTTGTAGCCACGGGTCAGGACGAAACTGTTATCAGAATAAGAttaggtgttagcagaataagactcttaagaaatgttatcataatagacccaccttATTATATGCTTACATCTCTTCTCATCTTAATGT
Proteins encoded in this window:
- the LOC123140878 gene encoding uncharacterized protein KIAA1522-like codes for the protein MEESGRPWLPARPQPPDPAAAKPQSGSPPLHQPGAGSGEIRTGVLGGGSLRGGDLLLHKRPPPAPCSTLSLISPDDGAPRPQPVRQAAVPTLPGHARIQPGLTTSRHPCLWPSPPGSAQPPVPVAHLSAARGRGGDQASSISPLRPTAIAM